The proteins below are encoded in one region of Brassica napus cultivar Da-Ae chromosome A6, Da-Ae, whole genome shotgun sequence:
- the LOC106348795 gene encoding 30S ribosomal protein S1, chloroplastic: protein MASLAQQFTGLRCSPLSSSSRLTRTPAKNFPQNKSASVSPTIVAAVAMSSGQTRERLELKKMFEEAYERCRTAPMEGVAFTVDDFAAAIEQYDFNSEIGTRVKGTVFKTDANGALVDISAKSSAYLSVEQACIHRIKHVEEAGIVPGMVEEFVIIGENESDDSLLLSLRMIQYELAWERCRQLQAEDVIVKAKVIGANKGGLVALVEGLRGFVPFSQISSKAAAEELLDKEIPLKFVEVDEEQTKLVLSNRKAVADSQAQLGIGSVVLGVVQSLKPYGAFIDIGGINGLLHVSQISHDRVSDIATVLQPGDTLKVMILSHDRDRGRVSLSTKKLEPTPGDMIRNPKLVFEKAEEMAQTFRQRIAQAEAMARADMLRFQPESGLTLSSEGILGPLGSDLPDDGVDLTVDDIPPAVDL from the exons ATGGCGTCACTGGCTCAGCAATTCACGGGGTTGAGATGCTCCCCACTCTCTTCCTCCTCTAGGCTAACGAGGACACCGGCCAAGAACTTCCCGCAGAACAAATCCGCCTCCGTCTCTCCGACGATCGTGGCGGCGGTTGCGATGTCTAGCGGGCAGACAAGAGAGCGTCTCGAGCTGAAGAAGATGTTCGAGGAGGCTTACGAGCGATGCAGAACTGCTCCCATGGAAGGTGTCGCCTTCACCGTCGACGATTTCGCGGCTGCTATTGAGCAATACGATTTTAATTCAGAAATCGGCACTAGG GTCAAAGGAACGGTGTTCAAAACTGATGCTAACGGTGCATTAGTTGACATTTCCGCAAAGTCTTCGGCTTACTTGTCAGTGGAACAGGCTTGCATTCACAGAATCAAGCATGTGGAAGAAGCTGGTATAGTTCCTGGTATGGTTGAAGAGTTTGTCATCATAGGTGAAAACGAAAGTGATGATAGTTTGCTGTTGAGCTTAAGAATGATCCAATACGAACTTGCTTGGGAAAGATGTAGGCAGCTTCAGGCTGAGGATGTCATTGTTAAGGCTAAG GTTATTGGTGCTAACAAAGGTGGATTAGTGGCTCTAGTGGAGGGTCTTCGTGGATTTGTACCATTCTCGCAAATATCATCG AAAGCAGCAGCTGAAGAGCTACTTGATAAGGAAATACCTCTAAAGTTTGTGGAGGTTGATGAGGAACAGACAAAGCTTGTCCTCAGCAACCGTAAAGCTGTAGCAGACAGCCAGGCTCAGCTTGGAATTGGATCTGTGGTCCTAGGAGTTGTTCAGAGCTTGAAACCATATGGTGCCTTCATTGACATTGGTGGAATCAACGGGCTTCTCCATGTCAGTCAGATCAGTCATGACCGTGTCTCAGATATCGCTACTGTTCTTCAGCCCGGTGACACTCTCAAG GTTATGATACTGAGCCACGACCGTGACAGAGGAAGAGTAAGTCTCTCCACCAAGAAGCTGGAGCCAACACCAGGCGATATGATTCGCAACCCGAAACTTGTTTTCGAGAAG GCTGAGGAGATGGCTCAGACGTTCAGACAGAGAATCGCCCAAGCAGAAGCAATGGCCCGTGCTGACATGCTTCGCTTCCAACCTGAG AGCGGACTGACGCTGAGTTCTGAAGGGATACTAGGACCACTAGGATCCGACTTGCCAGATGATGGAGTAGACCTCACCGTCGACGACATTCCTCCAGCCGTTGATCTATAG
- the LOC125610024 gene encoding uncharacterized protein LOC125610024, with the protein MGQNKLKRYLTTKGFQLMRHTPNRETPKLSLIPTSNMQPRRSSRLRQSLETQSSLPSPINPESSSRQRKYSRKRLRRPTPATPPPPEPEVESLSEDNTDDDESDASLEEAASDDSQDEQPDEFLSKGPRYEESRQEFQTLIQANPALLRPSRAPINSRFATVEATERYRDLKNRKFLVQYRLPLDEENLQDVKKVIVDSRLIYTVIDSDPFKPSVIRQFIANLVDAEPREDGVAVYVKGSLVNFSPSLINSLYLIPSCEEDPDWSTYNMDRVCTFLTNKQIRRWEDMSSKFLTATNQVLYKLVCANWIPTTSYTAMNPERLRFIYMLYHDRKFDFGKLVYNQIMAMAENTRTERTRRIIFPNLIQQVLLFQRNVPPDSDDEEFTGMPKKVVKDKKAGLGSGTESRSPNLEEDIEHAIAGLKAISMRLRRGEYPHQQQNEDSDGGSD; encoded by the exons ATGGGCCAAAACAAGCTGAAACGCTACTTAACCACTAAGGGTTTTCAGCTCATGCGCCACACTCCAAACCGAGAAACCCCAAAGCTCTCTCTCATCCCAACGAGCAACATGCAACCTCGGAGAAGCTCGCGATTGAGACAATCACTGGAGACTCAAAGCTCTCTGCCATCACCGATCAACCCAGAATCGTCGTCGCGTCAGCGGAAGTATTCCCGCAAACGTCTCCGCCGCCCCACGCCGGCTACTCCGCCACCCCCGGAACCTGAGGTTGAATCTCTCTCTGAAGACAACACAGATGATGACGAATCCGACGCATCTCTGGAAGAAGCTGCCTCTGATGATTCTCAAGATGAACAACCGGACGAGTTTCTTTCAAAAGGACCAAGATACGAGGAGAGTCGCCAAGAGTTCCAGACCCTGATTCAAGCCAACCCTGCGCTTCTCCGACCGTCCAGGGCACCAATCAACTCTCGATTTGCTACAGTGGAAGCGACTGAAAGGTATCGGGATCTGAAGAACAGGAAGTTTCTTGTTCAGTACCGTCTCCCATTAGACGAAGAGAATCTTCAAGATGTCAAGAAGGTGATTGTGGACTCTAGACTGATTTACACGGTCATTGACTCTGACCCCTTCAAACCTAGTGTGATAAGACAGTTCATCGCAAACCTGGTGGATGCCGAGCCTCGAGAGGATGGAGTTGCAGTCTATGTTAAAGGCTCACTGGTTAACTTCTCTCCAAGCCTGATCAACTCTCTGTATCTCATTCCATCATGTGAGGAGGATCCTGACTGGTCAACCTATAACATGGATCGAGTGTGTACGTTTCTGACCAACAAGCAAATCCGCCGCTGGGAGGATATGAGCTCCAAGTTTCTCACTGCCACAAATCAAGTGCTGTACAAACTTGTTTGTGCCAACTGGATTCCAACCACAAGCTACACAGCCATGAACCCAGAACGTCTTCGATTCATCTACATGCTCTACCATGACCGCAAGTTCGACTTCGGAAAGCTTGTCTACAACCAGATCATGGCAATGGCTGAGAACACGAGAACCGAACGCACTCGAAGAATCATCTTCCCCAACCTAATTCAGCAAGTGTTGCTGTTCCAACGCAACGTTCCTCCGGACTCTGACGATGAGGAATTCACTGGCATGCCAAAGAAGGTAGTCAAAGACAAGAAGGCAGGCTTAGGGTCTGGAACCGAGTCTAGGTCACCTAACCTTGAAGAAGACATTGAGCATGCTATAGCTGGTCTCAAGGCCATCAGCATGCGACTTAGGA GGGGAGAATACCCACATCAGCAGCAGAATGAAGACAGTGATGGTGGAAGTGACTGA
- the LOC106348796 gene encoding craniofacial development protein 1 isoform X2 — protein sequence MESHNQSENQSSPEKSGSSSVSKKVAEMWERMNAGVPKKRVNFHSKSSTALPAKNSANNSCRSYLGVLKEDSVSDNSCSEEAKSIAAAALAAVRNATATAAAASSRGKVEITEVKDFAGHEIEVKRLVEAGSKEASSSASTSGVDAVLEQIKKKQKLSVLDKTKKDWGEYKEENKGVEDELDKYKKSSDQYLDKVSFLERADYRQFEKERDVRLALQSKRKHDDV from the exons ATGGAGTCTCATAACCAATCAGAGAACCAAAGTTCGCCTGAGAAAAGTGGTTCGAGCAGTGTGTCTAAGAAAGTCGCGGAGATGTGGGAGCGAATGAATGCAGGAGTACCAAAAAAGCGAGTCAACTTCCACTCAAAGAGCTCAACCGCTTTGCCCGCTAAAAACTCAGCTAATAATAGC TGTAGAAGTTATCTTGGTGTACTGAAGGAAGATAGCGTTTCGGATAATAGCTGTAGCGAGGAGGCTAAGAGCATCGCTGCAGCCGCTCTAGCTGCTGTCAGAAACGCTACTGCAACCGCTGCAGCTGCATCGAGCCGTGGCAAGGTTGAG ATAACAGAGGTCAAAGACTTTGCTGGGCATGAAATCGAAGTGAAGCGGTTAGTGGAAGCGGGTTCAAAGGAAGCCTCCTCCTCTGCATCGACCTCAGGGGTTGATGCGGTTCTTGAGCagataaaaaagaaacagaagctGAGCGTTTTAGACAAGACGAAGAAAGATTGGGGAGAGTACAAGGAGGAGAACAAAGGTGTTGAAGACGAGCTGGATAAGTACAAGAAGAGCTCTGATCAGTATCTTGATAAAGTTTCTTTTTTGGAGAGAGCTGATTACAGACAgtttgagaaagagagagacgtTCGCTTAGCTCTTCAGTCCAAGAGAAAACACGATGATGTCTGA
- the LOC106348796 gene encoding craniofacial development protein 1 isoform X1, with protein MESHNQSENQSSPEKSGSSSVSKKVAEMWERMNAGVPKKRVNFHSKSSTALPAKNSANNSKCRSYLGVLKEDSVSDNSCSEEAKSIAAAALAAVRNATATAAAASSRGKVEITEVKDFAGHEIEVKRLVEAGSKEASSSASTSGVDAVLEQIKKKQKLSVLDKTKKDWGEYKEENKGVEDELDKYKKSSDQYLDKVSFLERADYRQFEKERDVRLALQSKRKHDDV; from the exons ATGGAGTCTCATAACCAATCAGAGAACCAAAGTTCGCCTGAGAAAAGTGGTTCGAGCAGTGTGTCTAAGAAAGTCGCGGAGATGTGGGAGCGAATGAATGCAGGAGTACCAAAAAAGCGAGTCAACTTCCACTCAAAGAGCTCAACCGCTTTGCCCGCTAAAAACTCAGCTAATAATAGC AAGTGTAGAAGTTATCTTGGTGTACTGAAGGAAGATAGCGTTTCGGATAATAGCTGTAGCGAGGAGGCTAAGAGCATCGCTGCAGCCGCTCTAGCTGCTGTCAGAAACGCTACTGCAACCGCTGCAGCTGCATCGAGCCGTGGCAAGGTTGAG ATAACAGAGGTCAAAGACTTTGCTGGGCATGAAATCGAAGTGAAGCGGTTAGTGGAAGCGGGTTCAAAGGAAGCCTCCTCCTCTGCATCGACCTCAGGGGTTGATGCGGTTCTTGAGCagataaaaaagaaacagaagctGAGCGTTTTAGACAAGACGAAGAAAGATTGGGGAGAGTACAAGGAGGAGAACAAAGGTGTTGAAGACGAGCTGGATAAGTACAAGAAGAGCTCTGATCAGTATCTTGATAAAGTTTCTTTTTTGGAGAGAGCTGATTACAGACAgtttgagaaagagagagacgtTCGCTTAGCTCTTCAGTCCAAGAGAAAACACGATGATGTCTGA